A window from Vulcanimicrobium alpinum encodes these proteins:
- a CDS encoding IS256 family transposase translates to MADYDLTLSRDAIPALLDQPAALGKLVEVILNQVLEAQMRDHLGAERYERCQEREGYRNGYRDRQLSTRVGSLVLRVPQTRDGSFSTDIFERYRRSEQAFVVGLMEMVVNGVSTRKVTRITEGLCGTSFSKSTVSRLTKALNEPVAGFLNRRLDAAYPFIIVDALFTKVRTDKSVVSKALLIASGIRADGYREILGLSIGDSESFATWNEFFRGLKARGLHGVDVAVSDNHSGLREAIAKQFVGATWQRCQFHVMKNLLDHAPKKERENVTAAARLIFLATDRKEAERRYAEFMARFAETAPKSCVCLEGAFEDMFAILPLPEKYRRRLRTSNMQERLNEEIRRREKVIRIFPNDAAAIRMVGALLSEQNDEWLSRAYFDMTEYFEWKATTVAKPAAVKRDRRAA, encoded by the coding sequence GTGGCCGATTACGATCTTACCCTATCCCGCGACGCGATTCCAGCTTTGCTCGATCAGCCGGCAGCGCTCGGCAAACTCGTCGAAGTGATTCTCAACCAAGTGCTCGAGGCACAGATGCGCGATCATCTGGGCGCCGAGCGGTACGAACGCTGTCAAGAACGGGAGGGCTATCGGAATGGGTATCGCGATCGACAGCTCTCGACCCGCGTCGGATCGCTGGTCCTGCGCGTGCCGCAAACGCGCGACGGCAGCTTCTCAACCGACATCTTTGAGCGTTATCGCCGCAGCGAACAAGCCTTTGTCGTGGGCCTGATGGAGATGGTCGTCAACGGCGTCTCGACGCGGAAGGTCACGCGGATAACCGAAGGCCTCTGCGGGACGTCGTTTTCGAAATCGACGGTAAGTCGCCTTACGAAGGCACTCAACGAACCGGTCGCGGGATTCTTGAATCGCCGGCTCGACGCAGCGTACCCATTCATCATCGTTGACGCGCTCTTCACGAAGGTGCGCACCGACAAGAGCGTCGTCAGCAAAGCGCTGCTCATCGCGAGCGGCATTCGTGCTGACGGATACCGCGAGATCCTTGGTCTTTCGATCGGCGATTCGGAGAGCTTTGCGACGTGGAACGAGTTCTTTCGCGGCCTCAAAGCACGCGGCTTGCACGGCGTCGACGTTGCCGTCTCCGACAATCACTCGGGCTTACGCGAGGCGATCGCCAAGCAATTCGTCGGCGCGACATGGCAGCGCTGCCAGTTCCACGTGATGAAGAACTTGCTCGATCACGCGCCCAAGAAAGAACGCGAAAACGTAACCGCTGCAGCTCGGCTGATCTTTCTCGCAACTGATCGCAAAGAGGCTGAGCGTCGATATGCGGAATTCATGGCCCGCTTCGCAGAAACAGCGCCGAAGTCGTGCGTGTGCTTGGAAGGAGCGTTCGAAGACATGTTTGCGATCTTGCCGCTGCCGGAGAAATATCGCCGGCGACTGCGCACGAGCAACATGCAAGAGCGGCTCAATGAAGAGATTCGTCGCCGGGAGAAAGTCATTCGCATCTTCCCAAACGACGCCGCGGCGATTCGCATGGTCGGCGCGCTACTCTCCGAGCAAAACGACGAATGGTTAAGCCGAGCCTACTTCGACATGACCGAATACTTCGAATGGAAAGCAACGACGGTGGCCAAGCCGGCCGCCGTAAAACGAGACAGACGAGCAGCCTAA
- a CDS encoding aliphatic sulfonate ABC transporter substrate-binding protein gives MSSFSLSRSRFLTAAAGASAAAAFPRVVRAAGIDRIGVDYAYYNPPSLVLKQKGWLDEALAKNKIAVDWVLSLGSNKANGYLAAGAVQFGSTAGSAALLARANGTPIKTVFLYSRPEWTALVVAKDSPLKSVRDLKGKKVAATRGTDPWFFLLRSLAANGLQPADVQLVDLQHPDGRTALERGQVDAWAGLDPHMAASQLEAGSRLLYRNVAFNTWGALNVREDFLAQHGDIAAIVLAQYERARQYAAAHVDETAALLAEASHLERRVADLQLRERTTYPGNGTPGNDYHEAIAAVVPLIRADKLARADADLDGALASLADGRLAATALHG, from the coding sequence ATGTCCTCGTTCTCGCTCTCTCGATCTCGTTTCCTCACCGCCGCGGCCGGCGCGTCGGCCGCCGCAGCCTTCCCGCGCGTCGTGCGCGCCGCCGGCATCGACCGCATCGGCGTCGACTACGCGTACTACAATCCACCCAGTCTCGTCCTCAAGCAGAAGGGTTGGCTCGACGAAGCGCTCGCAAAAAACAAGATCGCGGTCGACTGGGTGCTCTCGCTCGGCTCGAACAAGGCCAACGGCTACCTCGCCGCCGGCGCCGTGCAGTTCGGGTCGACCGCCGGCAGCGCGGCGCTGCTCGCGCGCGCCAACGGCACGCCGATCAAGACGGTCTTTCTCTACTCGCGGCCCGAATGGACGGCGCTCGTCGTCGCCAAGGACTCGCCGCTCAAATCGGTCCGCGACTTGAAGGGGAAGAAGGTCGCGGCGACGCGCGGCACCGATCCGTGGTTCTTCCTGCTGCGCTCGCTCGCCGCGAACGGCTTGCAGCCCGCCGACGTCCAGCTCGTCGACCTGCAGCATCCCGACGGCCGCACCGCACTCGAGCGCGGCCAGGTCGATGCGTGGGCCGGTCTCGACCCGCACATGGCGGCGTCACAGCTCGAAGCGGGCTCGCGACTGCTCTACCGCAACGTCGCGTTCAACACGTGGGGCGCGCTCAACGTGCGGGAAGACTTCCTCGCCCAGCATGGCGATATCGCGGCGATCGTACTCGCGCAGTACGAACGCGCGCGTCAGTACGCCGCGGCGCACGTCGATGAAACCGCGGCGCTGCTCGCCGAGGCGTCGCATCTCGAACGGCGCGTCGCCGACCTGCAGCTGCGCGAGCGCACGACGTATCCCGGGAACGGCACGCCTGGGAACGACTATCACGAGGCGATCGCCGCCGTGGTCCCGCTGATCCGCGCCGACAAACTCGCGCGCGCCGACGCCGACCTCGACGGCGCGCTCGCGTCGCTGGCGGACGGCCGTCTCGCGGCGACGGCGCTGCATGGCTAG
- a CDS encoding SRPBCC family protein, with protein sequence MNLTFQGRERIPAPRATVWAFINDPEAIASCMPDVISTTIRGPHAFEVVVRVAVGPVKGKFTFKVTLAPSDDASHMGMTISGGGFGSVVDLPASAEVSDDPAGGTILDWQGTATMRGPVATVGGRVLDAQAKRVITTTFANVKSRLSATA encoded by the coding sequence GTGAACCTGACCTTTCAGGGACGCGAACGGATCCCCGCACCGCGCGCGACCGTATGGGCGTTCATCAACGATCCGGAGGCGATCGCGTCGTGCATGCCCGACGTGATCTCGACGACGATCCGCGGCCCGCACGCCTTCGAGGTCGTGGTGCGGGTCGCGGTCGGACCGGTGAAGGGGAAGTTCACGTTCAAGGTGACGCTGGCGCCCAGCGACGACGCGTCGCACATGGGGATGACGATCTCCGGCGGCGGCTTCGGCAGCGTGGTCGATCTTCCGGCGAGCGCCGAGGTCAGCGACGATCCGGCGGGCGGAACGATCCTCGATTGGCAGGGGACCGCGACGATGCGCGGACCGGTCGCGACCGTCGGCGGCCGCGTCCTCGACGCGCAGGCGAAGCGCGTGATCACGACGACGTTCGCGAACGTCAAGTCGCGGCTGAGCGCCACGGCGTGA
- a CDS encoding alkaline phosphatase family protein has translation MFPYNYPQTPGKTPGDPTSLLPVQTFKTIGDEMTAASVSWKWYAGGLNNAHAGTPDSTYQAHHQAPLFFANYAPGTPGAQHVADESAFLTDLASGNLPAVSFVKNLGANNEHPGYTNLLTGQMYTANLVNQIMMSPVWKDALVMIFYDEAGGHYDHVPPVPVDRWGPSTRVPALIVSPWAQHGVVDHTNYEVVSILSTIEARFGLAPLGSRDAAAAPFYGALNFNQPVAQAMARRPLNIEQAPPPPPKPFSRTGHYPVTELDD, from the coding sequence ATGTTCCCGTACAACTATCCGCAGACGCCGGGGAAGACGCCGGGCGATCCGACGAGCCTGCTTCCCGTGCAGACGTTCAAGACGATTGGCGACGAAATGACCGCCGCGAGCGTGAGCTGGAAATGGTACGCCGGCGGCCTCAACAACGCGCACGCCGGAACGCCGGATTCAACGTACCAGGCGCACCATCAGGCGCCGTTGTTCTTCGCGAACTACGCGCCGGGGACGCCCGGCGCGCAGCACGTCGCCGACGAGTCCGCGTTCCTCACCGACCTCGCGTCGGGGAATCTCCCCGCGGTTTCCTTCGTCAAGAACCTCGGCGCGAACAACGAACATCCCGGCTACACCAACCTGCTGACCGGACAGATGTACACGGCGAATCTCGTCAACCAGATCATGATGAGCCCGGTGTGGAAAGACGCGCTCGTCATGATCTTCTATGATGAAGCGGGCGGTCATTACGATCACGTGCCGCCGGTGCCGGTCGACCGCTGGGGCCCGTCGACCCGCGTCCCCGCGCTGATCGTCTCGCCGTGGGCGCAGCACGGCGTCGTCGACCACACGAATTATGAGGTCGTCTCGATCCTCTCCACGATCGAGGCGCGCTTCGGGCTGGCGCCGCTCGGATCGCGCGATGCGGCCGCGGCACCGTTCTACGGTGCGCTCAACTTCAACCAACCGGTTGCGCAAGCGATGGCGCGCCGTCCGCTCAACATCGAGCAGGCACCTCCGCCGCCGCCGAAACCGTTCTCGCGCACCGGACACTATCCGGTCACCGAACTCGACGACTGA
- a CDS encoding XdhC family protein encodes MSSFACLAALERDRTPFAIQTVVWRSVPVSSHVADSAIVQCNGTMEGFVGGACSREIVRREAMRSIADGRPRLLRIRPERSGEDAVERDGTLIVPMGCASGGAVDVFIEPHLPLRRLIVVGDTAVAEALARIAAQVPYDVVRVVAAEELDDIDAVERVRPIALGALPDLLALDTPAGGPLLAVVASQGHYDEEALATRLAAEPHFVGVVASRRRAAELRAALAARGASDEDLARVRAPVGLDLQARTPGTVAIAILAELVGVTAESTPVDAAVAVGIDPLCGMEVALAEARFRSEHDEFATALELMLALEKPLLIEGPAALVLAGALETGLTRLQCYEGLDTASGPSPYN; translated from the coding sequence ATGTCGTCGTTCGCGTGTTTAGCGGCACTCGAACGCGACCGCACGCCGTTCGCGATCCAGACGGTGGTGTGGCGCAGCGTGCCGGTGAGTTCGCACGTCGCCGACAGCGCGATCGTCCAGTGCAACGGGACGATGGAAGGTTTCGTCGGCGGCGCGTGTTCGCGCGAGATCGTGCGGCGCGAAGCGATGCGGTCGATCGCCGACGGGCGGCCGCGGCTGCTCCGCATCCGGCCGGAGCGGAGCGGCGAGGACGCCGTCGAGCGCGACGGCACTTTGATCGTGCCGATGGGCTGCGCCTCGGGAGGTGCCGTGGACGTGTTCATCGAGCCCCATCTGCCGCTGCGGCGGCTGATCGTCGTCGGCGATACGGCCGTTGCGGAAGCGCTCGCGCGCATCGCGGCGCAGGTCCCGTACGACGTCGTGCGCGTCGTCGCCGCGGAGGAACTCGACGACATCGACGCGGTCGAGCGCGTCCGTCCGATCGCGCTCGGCGCGTTGCCGGATCTGCTCGCGCTCGACACGCCGGCCGGCGGTCCCCTGCTCGCGGTCGTCGCGTCGCAGGGGCATTACGACGAGGAGGCGCTGGCGACGCGGCTTGCGGCGGAGCCGCACTTCGTCGGCGTCGTCGCCAGCCGCCGCCGCGCCGCGGAGCTGCGCGCGGCGCTCGCGGCGCGCGGTGCGAGCGACGAGGATCTCGCGCGCGTTCGAGCGCCGGTCGGGCTGGATCTGCAGGCGCGCACGCCGGGCACGGTCGCGATCGCGATCCTCGCCGAACTCGTCGGCGTCACCGCGGAGTCGACCCCCGTCGACGCCGCAGTCGCGGTCGGGATCGATCCCCTATGCGGGATGGAAGTCGCCCTCGCCGAGGCACGCTTTCGCAGCGAACACGACGAGTTTGCGACCGCGCTCGAGCTGATGCTGGCGCTCGAAAAACCGCTGCTGATCGAAGGCCCGGCCGCGCTCGTCCTCGCCGGTGCGCTCGAGACCGGGCTGACCCGCCTGCAATGCTACGAAGGGCTCGACACCGCCAGCGGGCCGAGTCCCTATAATTGA
- a CDS encoding MFS transporter: protein MHAARLGALWFGIQVVWTPILGVVLQAQVSALAPADAVGRYAVLAGAGAAVATIVQIAAGVLSDRYRARIGHRRLFYAAGVAVSLPAIVAVTAAPSLTVLWCATIALQIGMNAAGGPFAAIVGDYVAPERVGRASSWMSVNQFCGSVVGLVLTIVLHAIALGIALALLLAAGWWITDRAVAPLAGTRSGAPVLRLDANAWTVIVSRALINVGFYTLFFFLYFFVRESLGVADAQTTTGILFLAFTIAGVGGAFAAGRPADQLDKRVVVSIACAAIALAVGAFAAAPTFPVALGCAVGAGFAWGAFFTVDWAIAYAVLPAAALASAMGVWNLATTLPQVAAPAITKPLVGYYDAFAYGLGPRIALICVIVEFALGTVLLWRVRIPR, encoded by the coding sequence GTGCACGCGGCTCGGCTAGGCGCGCTCTGGTTCGGCATCCAGGTCGTCTGGACGCCGATCCTCGGGGTCGTGCTGCAAGCCCAGGTCAGCGCGCTCGCGCCCGCCGACGCGGTCGGACGTTACGCGGTTCTCGCCGGGGCCGGCGCGGCGGTCGCGACGATCGTGCAGATCGCCGCCGGCGTGCTCTCCGACCGCTATCGCGCGCGCATAGGCCACCGGCGCCTCTTTTACGCCGCCGGCGTCGCCGTCTCGCTCCCGGCGATCGTCGCCGTCACCGCGGCGCCGTCGCTGACGGTGCTGTGGTGCGCGACGATCGCGCTGCAGATCGGGATGAACGCCGCCGGCGGACCGTTCGCCGCGATCGTCGGCGACTACGTCGCGCCCGAGCGGGTCGGCCGCGCGTCGTCGTGGATGAGCGTGAACCAGTTCTGCGGGAGCGTCGTCGGGCTGGTCCTGACGATCGTGCTGCACGCTATTGCGCTGGGCATTGCGCTCGCGCTGCTGCTCGCGGCGGGCTGGTGGATCACCGATCGCGCGGTCGCGCCGCTTGCGGGGACGCGCTCCGGTGCGCCGGTCCTGCGGCTCGATGCGAACGCGTGGACGGTGATCGTCTCGCGCGCGCTGATCAACGTGGGCTTCTACACGCTCTTTTTCTTCCTGTACTTCTTCGTGCGCGAATCGCTCGGCGTCGCCGACGCGCAGACGACGACGGGGATCCTGTTCCTCGCCTTCACGATCGCCGGCGTCGGCGGCGCGTTCGCGGCGGGCCGGCCGGCCGACCAGCTCGACAAGCGCGTCGTCGTGAGCATCGCGTGCGCCGCGATCGCGCTCGCGGTAGGCGCGTTCGCGGCGGCGCCGACGTTTCCGGTCGCGCTGGGGTGCGCGGTCGGCGCGGGATTCGCGTGGGGCGCCTTCTTCACCGTCGACTGGGCGATCGCGTACGCCGTCCTTCCCGCCGCGGCGCTGGCCTCGGCGATGGGCGTGTGGAACCTCGCAACGACGCTGCCGCAAGTTGCGGCGCCGGCGATCACCAAACCGCTGGTCGGCTATTACGATGCGTTTGCGTACGGCCTCGGACCGCGGATCGCGCTGATCTGCGTGATCGTCGAGTTCGCGCTGGGGACGGTCCTGCTGTGGCGGGTGCGGATCCCGCGCTGA
- the pdxH gene encoding pyridoxamine 5'-phosphate oxidase, with protein MNDDLLTRRLSYERGMLDEGTVSADPFAQFDAWLSEALAMPGIVEPNAMSLATVGDEGRPSSRIVLLRQWDGRGFVFYTNYESRKGGELAHRPAAALLFWWGALERQIRIEGRVERVDNAESDAYFATRPRGHRLSAWASPQSRVVSGKDALEAAMAEAEARFAGDVPRPPHWGGYRVVPDRFEFWQGRPNRVHDRVAYERVADGWTIARLAP; from the coding sequence GTGAACGACGATCTGCTGACCCGCCGCTTGTCCTACGAACGCGGCATGCTCGACGAGGGGACCGTGTCTGCGGACCCGTTCGCGCAGTTCGACGCGTGGCTGAGCGAGGCGCTCGCGATGCCGGGGATCGTCGAGCCCAACGCGATGAGCCTCGCGACCGTCGGCGATGAGGGGCGTCCGTCGTCGCGGATCGTGCTGCTGCGGCAATGGGACGGCCGCGGGTTCGTGTTCTACACCAACTACGAAAGCCGCAAGGGCGGCGAGCTCGCGCACCGACCCGCCGCGGCGCTGCTGTTCTGGTGGGGCGCACTCGAGCGGCAGATCCGGATCGAGGGGCGCGTCGAGCGCGTCGACAACGCCGAGAGCGACGCGTACTTCGCGACCCGCCCCCGCGGCCACCGGCTGAGCGCCTGGGCCTCGCCGCAGAGCCGCGTCGTCAGCGGAAAAGACGCGCTCGAGGCTGCGATGGCAGAAGCGGAGGCGCGCTTCGCGGGCGACGTTCCGCGGCCGCCGCACTGGGGCGGCTATCGCGTCGTCCCCGACCGGTTCGAGTTCTGGCAGGGCCGGCCGAATCGCGTCCACGACCGGGTCGCCTACGAGCGCGTCGCCGACGGCTGGACGATCGCCCGCCTTGCACCGTGA
- a CDS encoding NTP transferase domain-containing protein, which translates to MSLRAVITAGGLVDDAFAAAIGTPVKALAPFGERRLIDIVLDACADAGIDGIAVIGGDAVRAHLTKRATNGVRTIDAAADGGTNVMRALDAWPGERFVYLTSDLPFATGPGVRDLVTRSDGSALTMGIASTQRYDERFPNAPPYGVALGGERLVNACGFVIAPDAIAPLRSFATKFFAARKSLLQMALLLGPALCLRFAFKRLTVSQIEAHAQRTLGIPVAAIRDCDPGLCYDVDTLEEYRDACTRLG; encoded by the coding sequence ATGTCGTTACGCGCGGTCATCACCGCAGGCGGACTGGTCGACGACGCGTTTGCGGCGGCGATCGGGACGCCGGTCAAGGCGCTCGCGCCGTTCGGCGAGCGCCGTCTCATCGACATCGTGCTCGACGCCTGCGCCGATGCCGGGATCGACGGCATCGCCGTGATCGGCGGCGACGCGGTGCGTGCGCACCTAACGAAGCGCGCCACGAACGGCGTGCGCACGATCGACGCTGCCGCCGACGGCGGAACGAACGTCATGCGCGCGCTCGACGCATGGCCCGGCGAGCGGTTCGTCTACCTCACCTCCGATCTGCCGTTCGCGACCGGCCCCGGCGTACGCGATCTCGTCACGCGCAGCGACGGCAGCGCGCTCACGATGGGGATCGCGTCGACGCAGCGTTACGACGAACGCTTCCCGAACGCCCCGCCCTACGGCGTCGCGCTCGGCGGCGAGCGGCTCGTCAACGCGTGCGGCTTCGTGATCGCGCCGGACGCGATCGCGCCGCTGCGCAGCTTCGCGACCAAGTTCTTCGCAGCACGCAAGTCGCTGCTGCAGATGGCGCTCCTCCTCGGCCCCGCGCTGTGCCTGCGGTTCGCGTTCAAGCGCTTGACGGTGTCGCAGATCGAAGCGCACGCGCAGCGGACGCTCGGGATTCCCGTCGCGGCGATCCGCGACTGCGACCCGGGGCTGTGCTACGACGTCGACACGCTCGAAGAGTACCGCGACGCGTGCACGCGGCTCGGCTAG
- a CDS encoding ABC transporter permease, giving the protein MARFALPLALLAAWFAVTASGAIKPYQLSSPADVVRELADLAQSGALLRDLGASVERVALGFAIALALALVAGALVGGSRSAERILDPTLQGIRAVPSLAWVPLILLWLGIGETAKIVLVAIGAFFPIYVALVSGIRGVDRKLVEVGAAFGLSRGALIARVLVPATLPQLLVGARIGLTQAWLFLVAAELLAATSGLGFLLTDGQQTSRTDEIIVAILLFAVCGKLSEGAMRLLERRLVGWTDTVPA; this is encoded by the coding sequence ATGGCTAGGTTCGCGCTGCCGCTCGCGCTCCTCGCGGCGTGGTTCGCGGTGACCGCGAGCGGTGCGATCAAGCCGTATCAACTCTCGTCGCCCGCCGACGTCGTGCGCGAGCTCGCCGATCTCGCGCAGAGCGGCGCGCTTCTGCGCGACCTCGGCGCGAGCGTCGAACGCGTCGCGCTCGGTTTCGCGATCGCGCTGGCGCTCGCGCTCGTCGCGGGTGCGCTCGTCGGCGGATCGCGGTCGGCGGAGCGCATCCTCGACCCCACGCTGCAGGGCATCCGCGCGGTGCCGTCGCTGGCATGGGTCCCGCTGATCCTGCTGTGGCTGGGGATCGGCGAGACCGCGAAGATCGTGCTCGTCGCGATCGGCGCGTTCTTTCCGATCTACGTCGCGCTCGTCAGCGGGATTCGGGGCGTCGATCGCAAGCTGGTCGAGGTCGGCGCGGCGTTCGGTCTCTCGCGCGGCGCGCTGATAGCGCGCGTTCTTGTCCCCGCGACGCTGCCGCAATTGCTCGTCGGCGCGCGCATCGGGCTCACGCAGGCGTGGCTCTTCCTGGTCGCCGCCGAATTGCTCGCTGCGACCAGCGGGCTCGGCTTTCTGCTCACCGACGGGCAGCAGACGTCGCGCACCGACGAGATCATCGTCGCGATCCTCCTGTTCGCCGTCTGCGGGAAACTCTCGGAGGGCGCGATGCGCCTGCTCGAGCGGCGTCTCGTCGGCTGGACCGACACGGTGCCGGCATGA
- a CDS encoding VWA domain-containing protein: protein MRRVRRGRALRRMPARTGSRIDIRRTLRESLQTGGDPVLVRRLAPPRRNPGFVAIVDGSRSMAPHAGAMLQFARALVRRTRRARAFAFSTSVRDVTEQLRDASRPLGKLGTAWGGGTRIGSALAAIVAAYGSLFTRDTVVLIASDGLDVGDAAALDAALRAVRARAGAIVWLHPHAGTPGFRAATAGMRAALPLLRALVPASSADDFLRLTERISTPHG from the coding sequence GTGCGCCGCGTGCGGCGCGGCCGCGCGCTGCGCCGAATGCCGGCGCGCACCGGTTCGCGGATCGACATCCGCCGCACGCTGCGCGAGAGTCTGCAGACCGGCGGCGATCCGGTGCTCGTGCGCCGCTTGGCGCCGCCGCGCCGGAATCCGGGCTTCGTCGCGATCGTCGACGGGAGCCGCTCGATGGCGCCGCACGCCGGCGCGATGCTGCAGTTCGCGCGGGCGCTCGTCCGCCGCACCCGGCGTGCGCGCGCGTTCGCGTTCAGCACCTCGGTCCGCGACGTTACCGAACAGCTGCGCGACGCGTCCCGCCCGCTGGGGAAGCTCGGGACGGCGTGGGGCGGCGGGACGCGCATCGGGAGCGCGCTCGCGGCGATCGTCGCCGCGTACGGTTCACTGTTCACGCGCGACACGGTCGTGCTGATCGCAAGCGACGGTCTCGACGTCGGCGACGCCGCCGCGCTCGACGCCGCGCTGCGCGCGGTGCGCGCGCGGGCCGGCGCAATCGTGTGGCTGCACCCGCACGCGGGCACGCCCGGCTTCAGGGCCGCGACGGCGGGGATGCGCGCGGCCCTGCCGCTTCTACGCGCACTCGTCCCGGCGTCGAGCGCCGACGATTTTCTGCGCTTGACCGAACGGATCTCGACGCCGCACGGCTGA
- a CDS encoding phosphodiesterase gives MLIAQITDTHVRRKGDLLHHMIHTGRELRRAVEAINALPVPPAFVVATGDLVDRGKNKEYRRLRRLLDELDAPCYLVPGNHDDADGLRAAFFDHPYLPPRGPICYVVEMRPVRMIALDTTRGRKPGGELDAARLSWLDARLREAPSVPTLIAMHHPPFDIGIGPVDAHAFRGRDELAAVIAAHPQVVRLISGHIHRACEVPFGGTIASSAPSTAHQLIIDRGESGGLTMRVEPPSFALHQWTGRALPTTIVRTADPGAAPALRVVS, from the coding sequence GTGCTGATCGCCCAGATCACCGACACGCACGTCCGCCGCAAGGGCGACCTCCTGCATCACATGATCCATACCGGACGGGAGCTGCGCCGTGCCGTCGAGGCGATCAACGCGCTGCCGGTGCCGCCGGCGTTCGTCGTCGCGACCGGCGACCTCGTCGACCGCGGCAAGAACAAGGAGTACCGCCGGCTTCGACGGTTGCTCGACGAGCTGGATGCGCCGTGCTATCTCGTTCCCGGCAACCACGACGACGCCGACGGCCTGCGCGCCGCGTTTTTCGATCACCCGTACCTGCCGCCGCGCGGTCCGATCTGTTACGTCGTCGAGATGCGGCCCGTGCGCATGATCGCGCTCGACACGACGCGCGGACGCAAACCGGGCGGCGAACTCGATGCGGCGCGGCTCAGCTGGCTCGATGCACGGCTGCGCGAAGCGCCGTCCGTTCCGACGCTGATCGCGATGCATCATCCGCCGTTCGACATCGGGATCGGTCCGGTCGACGCGCACGCCTTTCGCGGCCGCGACGAGCTCGCGGCGGTGATCGCCGCGCACCCGCAGGTCGTGCGGCTCATCAGCGGGCACATCCACCGCGCCTGCGAGGTCCCGTTCGGCGGGACGATCGCCTCCAGCGCGCCGAGCACCGCGCACCAGCTCATCATCGACCGCGGGGAGAGCGGCGGCCTGACGATGCGCGTCGAGCCGCCCTCGTTCGCGCTGCACCAATGGACGGGCCGCGCGCTGCCGACCACGATCGTGCGCACCGCCGATCCGGGAGCGGCACCGGCACTGCGCGTCGTCTCGTAA
- a CDS encoding ABC transporter ATP-binding protein produces the protein MTAAARRGTADAAARVRGLRKAFGAHLVLDDLDLDVACGERLAILGASGCGKSTLLRCIAGLERPDAGTIVTSGEIGVVFQEPRLFPWLDVACNVGFGARDAHERARVADVLGLVGLANAAKRLPKELSGGMAQRAALARALVRDPSLLLLDEPFAALDALRRIELRTAVREILEFTRASAILVTHDVEDALALADRVIVLAGSPAEIAFTGAVGADATRAAILAALGVVEREGHARRSAS, from the coding sequence ATGACGGCGGCGGCACGGCGGGGCACGGCGGACGCCGCGGCGCGCGTGCGCGGGCTGCGCAAAGCGTTCGGCGCGCACCTCGTCCTCGACGATCTCGACCTCGACGTCGCGTGCGGCGAACGTCTCGCGATCCTCGGCGCGAGCGGCTGCGGCAAGTCCACGCTGCTGCGCTGCATCGCCGGTCTCGAACGTCCCGATGCCGGCACGATCGTCACCTCGGGCGAGATCGGCGTGGTGTTTCAGGAGCCGCGGCTCTTCCCGTGGCTCGACGTCGCGTGCAACGTCGGGTTCGGCGCGCGCGACGCGCACGAGCGCGCGCGCGTTGCCGACGTGCTGGGCCTGGTCGGGCTCGCGAACGCGGCGAAGCGTCTGCCCAAAGAACTCTCGGGCGGGATGGCGCAGCGCGCGGCGCTCGCGCGCGCCCTCGTCCGCGATCCGAGCCTGCTGCTCCTCGACGAACCGTTCGCCGCGCTCGACGCGCTGCGGAGGATCGAACTGCGAACGGCAGTGCGCGAGATCCTCGAGTTCACGCGTGCGTCGGCGATCTTGGTGACCCACGACGTCGAGGACGCGCTGGCGCTCGCCGACCGGGTGATCGTGCTGGCGGGCTCGCCTGCCGAGATCGCGTTCACCGGTGCCGTTGGTGCGGATGCGACACGCGCCGCAATTCTCGCCGCGCTCGGCGTGGTCGAACGCGAGGGGCACGCACGACGCAGCGCGAGTTGA